One window of Dyadobacter sandarakinus genomic DNA carries:
- a CDS encoding TolC family protein, with protein sequence MRNKRILKYVGVAFVALTYYGCNAPSMVQRTPNPALNASYNATQDTDSTNTGKVKWRDYFTDPYLAALIDTAFNNNQELNITLQEIAISKNEIRARQGEYMPFVGLRGGAGVEKAGRYTQVGSSEATTEIKPGRETPEPLPDFGINLVARWEVDIWHKLRNAKKAAVYRYLSSVEGRNFTMTNLVSEIANSYYELRALDTQLNIVTQNIEIQNNALKIVKMQKEATRVTELAIRRFEAQVLNTTNRQYAIRQQIVETENRINFLLGRYPQPVLRDTTSLESLVPNVMQAGIPTQLLQNRPDVRQAEQELEAAKLDIQVARANFYPSLGISAALGIQAFNPIYLGNVPKSIMGALVGDLVGPLINKNAIQATYYSANARQIQAVYNYERTVLNAYIEVVNQLSNINNLSQSYDTKLREVQALNESTNIANRLFTSARADYMEVLLTQREALESKFDLIETKMQQMNATVNIYRALGGGWN encoded by the coding sequence ATGCGCAATAAAAGAATATTGAAGTATGTCGGGGTAGCATTTGTTGCCCTGACGTACTACGGTTGCAATGCTCCGTCGATGGTGCAGAGAACGCCTAATCCAGCTTTGAATGCAAGCTATAATGCTACCCAGGACACGGACTCAACCAACACAGGCAAAGTAAAATGGAGGGATTATTTTACAGATCCTTACCTGGCCGCCCTGATTGACACTGCATTCAACAACAACCAGGAGTTGAACATTACCCTGCAGGAAATTGCAATTTCGAAAAACGAAATCCGTGCAAGACAAGGGGAATACATGCCATTTGTAGGTCTGCGTGGCGGTGCAGGCGTGGAGAAAGCTGGCCGCTACACGCAGGTGGGTTCCAGTGAGGCTACTACCGAGATCAAGCCGGGCAGAGAAACGCCCGAGCCTCTTCCGGACTTCGGGATCAATCTGGTTGCGCGTTGGGAAGTCGATATCTGGCATAAACTGCGCAATGCGAAAAAGGCAGCAGTTTACCGGTATCTGAGCTCGGTCGAAGGCAGAAATTTTACCATGACCAATTTGGTATCTGAAATCGCGAACTCCTACTATGAACTCCGCGCACTGGATACGCAGCTGAATATTGTAACTCAAAATATTGAGATCCAGAACAATGCGTTGAAAATTGTGAAAATGCAGAAGGAAGCGACACGTGTTACCGAACTGGCAATTCGGCGGTTTGAAGCGCAGGTGCTTAATACCACCAACCGGCAATATGCAATCAGGCAGCAGATTGTGGAAACGGAAAACCGGATCAACTTTCTGCTGGGACGATACCCGCAGCCTGTTTTAAGGGATACTACCAGCCTTGAGAGCCTTGTACCAAATGTAATGCAGGCTGGTATCCCGACCCAGCTGCTGCAGAACCGCCCGGATGTTCGCCAGGCGGAGCAGGAACTGGAGGCGGCAAAACTCGACATTCAGGTGGCAAGAGCTAACTTTTATCCATCGCTGGGCATTTCGGCTGCACTGGGTATACAGGCATTTAATCCAATTTATCTTGGCAATGTCCCCAAGTCAATCATGGGCGCTCTGGTAGGAGACCTTGTAGGGCCGCTGATTAACAAAAATGCAATCCAGGCAACTTATTACAGTGCCAATGCAAGACAAATCCAGGCGGTATACAACTACGAGCGGACTGTATTAAATGCTTACATCGAGGTAGTGAACCAGCTTTCAAATATCAATAACCTGAGCCAGAGCTATGACACCAAGCTCCGTGAGGTACAGGCCCTGAACGAGTCGACCAACATTGCAAACCGGCTTTTCACC
- a CDS encoding efflux RND transporter permease subunit, whose product MFNQFIRRPVFAIVISIMIVFIGILAIEKLPISQFPDIAPTTVNIFIAYPGASADVLVKSTLITLEQAINGVQDMRYIATDATSAGEATLRIIFEPGTDPNVAVIRVKTRVDQVMPLLPELVQREGVIITPVQPSMLMYVNLYSKAETIDEKFLFNYATVKMIPELQRTKGIARAQILGSRRYAMRLWLNPERMRAYNVSTEEVMKAVGEQSIVGRPGRIGQSSGIAAQSLEYVLTYKGRYDKPEEYEGIIIRANANGESIHLRDIAKVELGSEFFDIYSNLDGHASAAIVLRQNYGSNASDVIEEVKQKLDVMKKTFPPGVDYKISYDVSQFLDASIEQVIDTLRDAFILVALVVFIFLGDWRSTLIPILAVPVSLIGAFFVIQGFGLSINLITLFALVLAIGIVVDDAIVVVEAVHAKFEEEPGISPFNAVKKVLAEISGAIIAITAVMVSVFLPISFMSGPVGTFYRQFSITMASSIVISALIALTLTPVLCAMLLQNHHGHPKKKNILTKSLDAFNRVFDRLTGRYVGLLKRIVSRRVVTWGVLLAFCAGIVYVNKVLPSGFIPNEDQSTIYAIIQTPPGSTLEKTNEVSRRLQKICEEVEGIESVSSLAGYEIMTEGRGSNAGTCLINLKPWHDRKENVKEIMEELEGKTRGLGAVVEFFEPPAIPGFGTSGGFSMRLLDKNTDTDYAEFDKINKKFMEDLAKRPELTGLFTFFAANYPQYELQIDNQLAMQKGVSIGKAMDNLNIMIGSTYEQGFTRFNQFFKVYVQSDPSFRRLPSDLLKLFVKNDAGEMVPYSSFMKLKKGQGPNEITRFNLYNSAAIQGLPAKGYTTADAIAAIREVAAKTLPTGYDIAFEGLSYDESIRGNESLVVFMIVLAFVYFVLAAQYESFIIPFAVVLSLPVGVFGSFLLLKLMGLENNIYAQIGLIMLVGLLGKNAVLIVEFAVQKRHQGETILNAAIEGAKVRFRPILMTSFAFIAGLIPLISATGAGAIGNRTIGASALGGMLFGTIFGVIIIPGLYVIFGSLADGRKMIKGEDDGSLSEQFVHAVDAFPQTQETQNNAQ is encoded by the coding sequence ATGTTTAATCAATTCATACGAAGACCTGTATTTGCGATTGTGATTTCGATCATGATCGTCTTTATAGGCATCCTGGCGATTGAGAAATTACCGATTTCCCAGTTTCCGGATATCGCCCCGACGACCGTAAACATTTTCATCGCCTACCCGGGTGCGAGTGCCGACGTACTCGTAAAATCCACGCTGATCACGCTGGAACAGGCTATTAACGGGGTGCAGGACATGCGTTATATTGCAACGGATGCAACCAGTGCGGGGGAGGCGACGCTCAGGATCATCTTTGAGCCCGGGACCGACCCCAACGTAGCGGTAATCCGGGTGAAAACGAGGGTGGACCAGGTTATGCCACTTTTGCCGGAACTGGTACAACGTGAGGGGGTAATTATCACGCCGGTACAGCCGAGTATGTTGATGTACGTCAACCTGTACTCGAAGGCCGAGACGATTGATGAAAAATTCCTATTCAACTACGCTACCGTAAAAATGATCCCCGAGCTGCAACGTACCAAAGGTATCGCGCGGGCGCAGATCCTGGGTAGCCGCCGGTACGCCATGCGTCTGTGGCTGAACCCCGAGCGTATGCGTGCTTATAACGTTTCGACCGAGGAAGTTATGAAGGCCGTAGGCGAGCAGAGTATCGTGGGCCGTCCCGGCCGTATCGGACAAAGCTCCGGTATCGCCGCTCAGTCTCTGGAATATGTATTAACCTATAAAGGCCGGTACGATAAGCCGGAAGAGTACGAAGGCATTATTATCCGTGCCAATGCGAATGGTGAAAGTATCCATTTAAGGGATATCGCCAAAGTGGAGCTCGGTAGTGAGTTCTTCGATATCTATTCTAACTTGGACGGACACGCTTCTGCGGCGATCGTTTTACGCCAGAACTATGGTAGTAATGCGAGTGACGTAATTGAAGAAGTGAAACAAAAGCTCGATGTGATGAAGAAAACCTTCCCTCCGGGCGTGGATTACAAAATCAGCTATGACGTATCTCAGTTCCTCGACGCGTCTATTGAACAGGTAATCGACACTTTGCGGGATGCATTCATCCTGGTAGCCCTTGTGGTGTTCATATTCCTGGGCGACTGGCGTTCCACACTGATCCCGATCCTTGCGGTACCGGTATCACTCATCGGTGCATTCTTTGTGATCCAGGGTTTTGGTCTGTCGATTAACCTGATTACGCTTTTTGCACTTGTATTGGCGATCGGTATTGTGGTCGATGATGCGATTGTCGTCGTCGAGGCCGTGCACGCCAAGTTTGAGGAGGAGCCGGGTATCTCACCATTTAATGCGGTGAAAAAAGTATTGGCAGAGATCAGCGGCGCGATCATCGCAATCACTGCGGTCATGGTTTCGGTATTTCTTCCGATCTCCTTCATGTCGGGCCCGGTGGGTACATTCTACCGCCAGTTCTCGATCACGATGGCTAGCTCTATCGTAATCTCGGCCCTTATTGCCTTGACATTGACGCCGGTACTTTGCGCCATGCTGCTGCAAAACCACCACGGACATCCGAAAAAGAAAAATATCCTGACCAAATCACTGGACGCTTTCAACCGGGTATTTGACAGGTTGACCGGACGATATGTAGGCTTGCTGAAAAGAATCGTAAGCCGCCGGGTAGTTACCTGGGGTGTATTGCTGGCCTTCTGCGCGGGTATTGTGTATGTCAACAAAGTGCTTCCCTCAGGCTTTATTCCGAATGAGGATCAGAGTACGATCTATGCGATCATTCAGACCCCTCCGGGATCGACGCTGGAAAAAACCAATGAGGTTTCAAGACGTCTTCAGAAGATTTGCGAAGAAGTGGAAGGAATCGAGTCCGTATCTTCTCTGGCAGGTTACGAGATCATGACCGAGGGTCGTGGTTCGAATGCAGGTACCTGTTTGATCAACCTGAAACCCTGGCACGACCGTAAGGAAAACGTAAAAGAAATCATGGAAGAGCTGGAAGGCAAAACCAGAGGACTTGGAGCGGTCGTTGAATTTTTCGAACCACCAGCTATTCCAGGTTTCGGTACTTCCGGTGGTTTCTCGATGCGTTTGCTGGATAAAAATACGGATACAGACTACGCAGAATTTGATAAGATCAACAAGAAATTCATGGAAGATCTGGCCAAACGTCCTGAACTGACCGGCTTGTTTACCTTCTTCGCTGCCAACTATCCGCAGTATGAATTGCAGATCGACAACCAGCTGGCGATGCAGAAAGGCGTATCGATCGGAAAAGCGATGGACAACCTGAACATCATGATTGGTAGTACTTACGAACAGGGTTTCACAAGATTTAACCAGTTCTTTAAAGTATATGTGCAGTCCGACCCAAGTTTCCGGCGGCTTCCATCCGATCTTCTGAAGCTTTTCGTAAAAAATGATGCAGGTGAAATGGTGCCTTATTCATCTTTCATGAAACTGAAAAAAGGACAGGGACCCAACGAGATCACCCGTTTCAACCTGTATAACTCAGCTGCGATCCAGGGATTGCCTGCCAAAGGGTACACCACGGCTGATGCGATCGCCGCGATCCGCGAGGTAGCTGCCAAAACATTACCTACGGGTTATGACATTGCATTTGAAGGTCTTTCTTATGATGAATCGATCCGCGGAAATGAGTCGCTGGTGGTATTCATGATCGTACTGGCATTCGTTTACTTCGTACTTGCGGCTCAGTATGAAAGCTTTATCATTCCTTTCGCGGTCGTGTTATCACTGCCGGTCGGGGTGTTTGGTTCATTCCTGCTGCTGAAACTGATGGGCCTGGAAAACAACATCTATGCGCAGATTGGTCTGATCATGCTTGTCGGGTTGTTGGGTAAGAATGCGGTATTGATTGTGGAGTTTGCCGTCCAGAAGCGGCACCAGGGAGAGACGATCCTGAATGCGGCTATTGAAGGAGCGAAAGTACGTTTCCGCCCGATCCTGATGACTTCATTTGCCTTTATCGCCGGTTTGATCCCATTGATCAGCGCGACGGGTGCAGGTGCGATCGGTAACCGTACCATCGGTGCTTCGGCACTAGGAGGTATGCTGTTCGGTACCATTTTCGGGGTCATCATCATTCCGGGATTGTACGTCATATTTGGCTCTCTGGCCGACGGCAGAAAAATGATTAAAGGTGAGGACGACGGCTCGTTGTCTGAACAATTTGTTCACGCGGTCGACGCTTTCCCTCAAACGCAAGAAACTCAAAACAATGCGCAATAA